The following are encoded in a window of Alistipes sp. ZOR0009 genomic DNA:
- a CDS encoding NAD(P)/FAD-dependent oxidoreductase has product MKSYSTIVIGGGPAGMAAAIFASAGPTLILERNDSLGKKLLIAGTGRCNITHNGDIGDFIHHYGDHGKFLKKALREFTNTDMVQFFTDRGLATIVDKNGKVFPHTEKSRDVLRVLLDECRARGVEIRSNQQVVRVDRVEEQFVVAANGETFGAKHLVVATGGRSYPTTGSTGDGYLLAQQLGHTVVEPRPALTPVFVKDYPFAELAGVSLDAVPVYLYRGAKKVAEHSGDIGFTHKGISGPGIIDFSRHMLPGDTLRINFVGKPVDAFRRSFIDGAATQGRQTVQTFLRDYDLPKSLMRALLDRCNVDAAECLSNVVAAKRNLLIELLCEFPFQIDRLGGFKVAMATAGGVALDEVSSKTMESKRCPNLYFAGEVLDIDGDTGGYNIQAAFSTGYVAGKAISKKVEAAR; this is encoded by the coding sequence TTGAAATCCTACTCTACAATAGTTATTGGTGGTGGTCCTGCGGGAATGGCTGCCGCCATCTTTGCGTCGGCTGGCCCTACGCTTATACTCGAGCGCAACGACTCGCTGGGCAAGAAGCTTCTTATTGCCGGCACTGGCCGTTGCAACATAACGCATAATGGCGATATCGGCGATTTTATCCACCACTATGGCGATCACGGCAAGTTCCTCAAAAAGGCCCTGCGCGAGTTTACCAACACCGACATGGTGCAGTTTTTTACCGATCGCGGGCTGGCCACCATTGTAGATAAGAACGGCAAGGTATTCCCGCACACCGAAAAATCGCGCGACGTGCTGCGCGTTTTGCTCGACGAGTGCCGAGCTCGTGGCGTCGAAATTCGCAGCAACCAGCAGGTGGTTCGGGTAGATAGGGTAGAGGAGCAGTTTGTGGTGGCCGCTAACGGCGAAACGTTTGGCGCCAAGCACCTGGTGGTGGCCACGGGCGGGCGCTCGTACCCAACCACGGGCTCTACGGGCGACGGATACCTGCTCGCCCAGCAGCTGGGCCACACCGTGGTCGAGCCACGCCCCGCGCTTACCCCCGTGTTTGTGAAGGATTACCCGTTTGCCGAGCTGGCCGGGGTTTCGTTGGATGCGGTTCCCGTTTACCTGTACCGTGGCGCCAAGAAGGTGGCCGAGCATTCTGGCGATATCGGTTTTACGCATAAGGGGATTAGCGGACCGGGGATTATCGACTTCTCGCGCCACATGCTCCCCGGCGATACCCTGCGCATCAACTTTGTGGGTAAACCCGTCGATGCCTTTCGCCGATCCTTTATCGACGGCGCTGCTACCCAAGGCCGGCAAACCGTCCAAACGTTCCTTCGCGATTACGACCTGCCCAAGAGCCTTATGCGCGCCCTGCTCGATAGGTGCAACGTCGATGCGGCAGAGTGCCTCTCCAACGTGGTGGCTGCAAAGCGCAACCTGCTCATCGAGCTGCTGTGCGAGTTCCCCTTTCAGATAGATCGCCTAGGTGGATTTAAGGTGGCTATGGCTACCGCTGGCGGAGTTGCTCTCGACGAGGTATCCTCCAAAACAATGGAGTCTAAGCGCTGCCCCAACCTTTACTTTGCTGGCGAGGTGCTCGATATCGATGGCGATACGGGCGGCTACAACATCCAGGCGGCCTTCTCTACGGGCTACGTGGCGGGTAAGGCCATCTCCAAAAAGGTCGAAGCCGCTCGGTAG
- a CDS encoding C40 family peptidase, which translates to MKYGVSSISVIPMRHEPSERSEMVSQLLLGECLTILEEQGSWSYVENAYDGYKGWIDSKTYTPVSKKYFDEFVEHSGYETCPGICHAYDTTRGDHILIPTGANLNYYNDETKEFEIADKRYKITSFIDVVNFRKSTEIVDMAVALLNTPYVWGGRSAFGIDCSGLTQLLYKIAGVKLPRDASEQVQEGTPVNFVSEAKPGDLAFFDNEEGNIIHVGILDGAGNIIHASGKVRKDTFDQQGIFNNRLGKYTHNLRVIKRIVE; encoded by the coding sequence ATGAAATACGGAGTTTCTTCAATATCAGTCATCCCCATGCGCCACGAGCCATCGGAAAGAAGTGAGATGGTTTCGCAACTACTACTTGGAGAATGCCTTACCATCCTAGAAGAACAAGGCAGCTGGTCGTATGTTGAAAATGCCTACGATGGCTATAAAGGTTGGATAGACAGCAAAACGTATACCCCTGTCTCTAAAAAATACTTTGACGAGTTCGTAGAGCACTCCGGATACGAAACCTGTCCTGGAATTTGTCATGCTTACGACACCACCAGAGGAGATCATATCCTAATACCAACAGGAGCCAACCTCAACTACTACAACGACGAAACCAAGGAGTTTGAGATAGCAGACAAGCGCTACAAAATTACCAGCTTCATTGATGTAGTAAACTTCCGCAAGAGTACCGAGATTGTAGACATGGCAGTTGCCCTGCTAAACACGCCTTACGTATGGGGAGGAAGATCGGCATTTGGAATAGACTGCTCTGGATTAACCCAGCTGCTCTATAAAATTGCTGGCGTTAAGCTCCCACGCGATGCTAGCGAGCAGGTACAAGAAGGCACTCCCGTCAACTTTGTTTCGGAAGCAAAGCCTGGCGATCTCGCCTTCTTCGACAACGAAGAGGGAAACATCATCCACGTTGGAATACTTGATGGCGCAGGGAACATTATCCATGCCAGCGGAAAGGTTCGCAAGGATACCTTCGACCAGCAGGGCATATTTAACAACCGCCTAGGAAAATACACGCACAACCTCAGAGTTATTAAACGAATAGTAGAATAG
- a CDS encoding NUDIX domain-containing protein: MPYNYSYPRMQVTVDAAIVRTIDDSDEILLIERKHAPFEGCWALPGGFVDMDETLADAAKRELYEETGVVVDTLTQLRTYDAINRDPRDRTISTVFVGFASEETRIKAGDDASSADWFTFDALPPLAFDHALILKHVKEFIDNNR, from the coding sequence ATGCCTTACAACTACTCCTACCCACGAATGCAAGTCACCGTTGATGCGGCGATTGTTAGAACCATTGACGATTCGGACGAGATACTGCTTATAGAACGCAAGCACGCCCCCTTCGAAGGGTGCTGGGCTCTGCCTGGCGGCTTTGTGGATATGGACGAAACTCTGGCAGATGCTGCAAAGCGCGAGCTCTACGAGGAAACAGGCGTAGTGGTGGACACCCTAACCCAACTCAGAACCTACGATGCCATCAATAGAGACCCAAGGGATAGAACCATATCCACCGTTTTTGTTGGCTTTGCATCAGAAGAAACCCGCATAAAGGCAGGAGACGACGCTTCGTCGGCAGACTGGTTTACCTTTGACGCTCTACCCCCGTTAGCCTTCGACCATGCGCTAATTTTAAAGCACGTAAAAGAATTTATCGACAACAACCGATAA
- a CDS encoding HD family phosphohydrolase: MKITTINLYRRKLPMLILLFALASAAIVLILPKTPKFKMEYRIGAPWLHDDLYATFDFPIYKSDAELFAERSDLQARTTPMFRLSMRSGALSMNSLMAQKRPEVMKISDETYAFVVEYLESLLRSIYSKGVMSESEFAMVNTKHYGKVMVLKEGNAELTPTAEVFTVSTANSYVISQLALKFFDSNLSRAKNFAGSIDLDAFIKPNLEYDKKATAQHQRDLINNISTSNGMIGEGQKIISKGEVVNEATFKVLESLKKETENRFSYSKNIYFLFIGQLLIVGGALSLLFLFLYGYRREVLMSYRATVFILLMIVGMVALVAWVVKLPGVNILIAPLVIAPMFIRTFYDSRVAFFSYNIIVLISAFIAPNSFEFVLMNYFPGVVAIFTMKNIDRWVGRIFVSVLVIFLTYIIAYFALGLIKDTAFDSQVLWNVLWLAANALLVLVAYQFAYLLERGFGFLSDASLRELTDTNQPLLRELSEKAPGTFQHCLQVSNLAEAAANEVGGNPLLIRAGALYHDIGKMVNPGYFTENQTSSFNPHRNLEPDESAMIIIRHVTEGIQIARKHRIHPKVVNFIKTHHGTTKVNFFYRMYLEHAKEQDIDERFTYGGPRPTSKEEAILMLADGVEAASRSLKIYSPETIGKLVEDIVKMKVDDGQLDKADISLNELTVVKETFKRKLLNIYHSRVEYPK; this comes from the coding sequence ATGAAGATAACTACCATAAACCTGTATCGTCGGAAGTTGCCCATGCTAATTTTACTATTTGCATTGGCTTCGGCGGCAATCGTCCTAATACTTCCCAAGACTCCTAAGTTTAAAATGGAGTATCGCATTGGTGCACCCTGGTTGCACGACGATTTATACGCTACGTTCGATTTTCCTATTTATAAGTCGGATGCGGAGCTGTTTGCCGAAAGGTCAGATTTGCAGGCGCGCACTACGCCCATGTTTAGGTTGTCTATGCGGTCTGGTGCTCTTTCCATGAATAGCCTAATGGCACAAAAGCGCCCAGAGGTTATGAAGATATCAGACGAGACTTATGCCTTTGTTGTTGAGTATCTGGAGTCGCTTTTGCGCTCGATATATTCGAAAGGGGTTATGTCGGAGTCGGAGTTTGCCATGGTAAACACGAAGCACTATGGCAAAGTTATGGTATTAAAGGAGGGAAATGCCGAATTGACGCCAACGGCTGAGGTTTTTACGGTAAGCACCGCCAACTCTTACGTAATATCTCAGCTCGCACTAAAGTTTTTTGATTCAAACCTAAGTCGGGCAAAAAATTTTGCGGGATCTATCGATTTGGATGCATTTATAAAGCCAAACCTCGAGTATGATAAGAAGGCAACGGCACAGCATCAGCGCGATTTGATAAATAACATCTCCACGTCTAACGGAATGATAGGCGAGGGGCAGAAGATTATATCGAAGGGAGAGGTCGTTAATGAGGCAACGTTTAAGGTGCTGGAATCTCTTAAAAAGGAGACAGAAAATAGGTTTTCCTACTCAAAGAATATCTACTTTCTTTTTATAGGGCAGCTGCTGATCGTTGGAGGAGCCCTTAGCTTGCTTTTCCTTTTCTTGTATGGCTATCGCCGAGAGGTGCTGATGAGCTACCGGGCGACCGTTTTTATCCTGTTAATGATTGTCGGGATGGTTGCGCTGGTTGCATGGGTGGTGAAGTTGCCTGGAGTAAACATTTTAATTGCTCCGTTGGTGATCGCTCCAATGTTTATTCGAACCTTTTACGATTCGCGGGTTGCATTCTTTTCCTATAATATAATAGTTCTTATCAGCGCATTTATAGCTCCTAATAGCTTCGAGTTTGTGCTGATGAATTACTTCCCGGGAGTTGTGGCCATATTCACCATGAAAAATATAGACCGTTGGGTAGGGCGTATTTTTGTTTCGGTGTTGGTTATTTTTCTAACCTACATTATAGCCTACTTTGCACTTGGTTTAATAAAGGATACGGCTTTCGATTCGCAGGTGCTATGGAATGTGCTATGGTTAGCCGCAAATGCCTTACTTGTATTGGTGGCCTACCAGTTTGCCTACCTGTTAGAGCGTGGCTTTGGTTTTCTTTCTGATGCATCGTTGAGGGAACTTACCGATACCAACCAGCCTTTGCTTCGGGAACTTTCGGAGAAGGCTCCTGGGACATTTCAGCACTGCTTGCAGGTGTCCAACTTGGCAGAGGCGGCGGCTAACGAGGTTGGTGGTAACCCGCTCTTGATTCGAGCAGGTGCTCTTTACCACGACATTGGTAAGATGGTTAACCCGGGCTATTTCACCGAAAACCAAACCTCCAGCTTTAATCCTCACCGCAATTTAGAACCCGACGAGAGTGCAATGATAATTATTCGTCACGTTACCGAGGGGATTCAGATTGCCCGAAAGCATAGAATTCATCCAAAGGTGGTGAACTTTATAAAAACGCACCATGGAACGACTAAGGTAAACTTCTTTTATAGGATGTATCTAGAGCATGCTAAGGAGCAAGATATTGATGAGCGTTTTACCTATGGAGGTCCTCGGCCAACATCAAAAGAGGAGGCAATTCTTATGCTTGCCGACGGGGTTGAGGCTGCATCGAGGAGTTTAAAAATTTATAGTCCAGAAACAATTGGCAAGTTGGTGGAGGATATTGTGAAGATGAAAGTTGATGATGGGCAGCTGGATAAGGCAGATATAAGTTTAAATGAGCTTACCGTAGTGAAAGAAACGTTCAAAAGGAAGCTGTTAAATATTTACCATTCTAGAGTTGAGTATCCTAAGTAG
- a CDS encoding AMP-binding protein: MFLKTGDSTAIIERGKFISYNEMHKRVKTFSSLYEPNSNGKVAIYAENRSGWMYAFYSAWYNKHTVVPIDFMAIPSEVAYIINDCQPEVIFCSSQKLEAMKEALQGVVTYQPRLILIDDYEQAPITNEPVEMVIAPEMEKTALIIYTSGTTGSPKGVMLSYANIMANISAVTTEISILKPTDTTLVLLPLHHIFPLLGSMVVSCYTGARMAISPSMLSEDIIKTMQDNKVSTIMGVPRLYAAIRRGIMDKINKSVVAKLLYRLAAKVNSYKFSRIVFATVHKKFGGNISFLICGGAALDPAVGRDFQILGFEILEGYGMTEAAPMICFTRPGRIVVGSAGAPLDCCQVDFVDDEIIVKGPNVMKGYYNRPEETAEVIKDGWLYTGDLGYLDKTGYIHITGRRKEIIVLSNGKNINPSIIEAEIEEMSPVIKEIGIYQSNDQLKAIIVADKLKCKELGVTNVEEAIRWEIIDKYNKQSSSYKKIMSFTLIEGELPRTRLAKIQRFKLEELEQVKEDPKGQQPEIKFKEYVWLKEYLEREKMLPLHPSDHLELDLGLDSLDKVSLQMFIQTTFGLKMELAEILQYGSVLKLAEHIREKKKTMKLSHINWGEILREKSKFKMPSTWFTGSLIIKVFKMLFHLYFRLKGKGIENVPTGPCIIAPNHQSYLDAMFVAAYLSFGQIRKTFFYAKAKHVNNKMLRFLANKNNIIVVDIDQDLKESIQKMGEALKTNNNIMIFPEGTRTKNGNLGDFKKTFAILSCELNIPIVPVSIKGAYEALPRGSRFPKPGTKVEVDFLPPIYPEGETYDSLATKVQNEIELFQR, from the coding sequence ATGTTTTTAAAAACTGGAGATTCTACGGCTATTATAGAGAGAGGAAAGTTTATCTCCTATAACGAGATGCACAAACGTGTAAAGACCTTCTCTTCTCTTTACGAACCCAACAGCAATGGAAAGGTTGCCATATATGCCGAAAACCGTTCGGGATGGATGTACGCCTTCTACTCTGCTTGGTATAACAAGCACACTGTAGTTCCTATAGACTTTATGGCAATCCCCTCGGAGGTGGCCTATATTATAAACGACTGCCAACCTGAGGTAATATTTTGCAGCAGCCAGAAGCTGGAGGCCATGAAGGAGGCCCTACAAGGAGTAGTAACCTACCAGCCTAGGCTAATTCTTATAGATGATTACGAGCAGGCGCCCATCACCAACGAACCTGTAGAAATGGTGATTGCCCCAGAGATGGAAAAAACGGCACTCATCATCTACACCTCAGGAACAACAGGAAGCCCTAAGGGGGTAATGCTATCGTATGCCAACATTATGGCCAACATTAGCGCCGTTACCACCGAAATCAGCATACTTAAGCCTACCGATACCACGCTAGTACTACTTCCGCTACACCATATCTTCCCCCTACTGGGCTCGATGGTCGTATCGTGCTACACCGGAGCGCGCATGGCCATATCCCCATCGATGTTATCGGAGGATATCATCAAAACGATGCAGGATAACAAGGTGTCGACCATAATGGGAGTGCCTCGCCTGTACGCAGCTATCCGTAGGGGAATTATGGATAAGATAAACAAGAGCGTTGTAGCCAAGCTGCTATACCGATTGGCCGCTAAGGTAAACTCGTACAAGTTTTCGAGAATCGTATTCGCTACCGTGCACAAGAAGTTTGGAGGAAACATCAGCTTCTTGATATGTGGAGGAGCCGCACTCGATCCTGCCGTAGGACGCGACTTCCAAATTCTCGGATTTGAGATACTAGAAGGCTACGGAATGACCGAAGCCGCCCCAATGATCTGCTTCACCCGTCCGGGAAGAATCGTTGTTGGCTCGGCAGGTGCACCACTAGACTGCTGTCAGGTAGATTTTGTAGACGATGAGATCATCGTTAAGGGACCAAACGTGATGAAGGGGTACTACAACCGTCCAGAGGAGACTGCCGAAGTTATAAAAGATGGCTGGCTCTACACCGGCGACTTGGGCTACCTCGACAAGACTGGCTACATCCACATAACCGGACGCCGCAAGGAGATCATCGTCCTATCCAACGGAAAAAACATCAACCCCTCGATTATAGAGGCCGAAATAGAGGAGATGTCGCCTGTAATTAAGGAAATCGGCATCTACCAGAGCAACGACCAGCTAAAGGCAATCATTGTAGCCGACAAGCTAAAGTGCAAGGAGCTTGGCGTTACCAATGTAGAGGAGGCCATCCGCTGGGAAATCATCGACAAGTACAACAAGCAGTCGTCGTCGTACAAGAAAATAATGAGCTTTACCCTTATAGAGGGCGAGCTACCCCGTACCCGTTTGGCCAAGATCCAACGCTTTAAGCTCGAAGAGCTGGAGCAGGTGAAGGAAGACCCCAAGGGGCAGCAACCTGAGATTAAGTTTAAGGAATACGTGTGGCTAAAGGAGTACCTAGAGCGCGAAAAGATGCTCCCCTTGCATCCTAGCGACCACCTTGAGCTAGACCTTGGCCTCGACTCGCTAGACAAGGTAAGCCTTCAGATGTTTATCCAAACCACCTTTGGGCTTAAGATGGAGCTGGCCGAAATCTTGCAGTACGGCAGCGTACTCAAGCTGGCCGAGCACATCCGCGAGAAGAAAAAGACGATGAAGCTCTCGCACATCAACTGGGGCGAAATCCTCCGCGAGAAGTCGAAGTTTAAGATGCCCAGCACCTGGTTTACCGGCAGCCTCATCATCAAGGTATTTAAGATGCTCTTCCACCTTTACTTCCGACTAAAAGGGAAAGGTATCGAGAACGTGCCCACCGGGCCCTGCATTATAGCCCCCAACCACCAGAGCTACCTCGACGCCATGTTTGTGGCCGCGTACCTCTCGTTTGGGCAAATCCGCAAAACCTTCTTCTACGCTAAGGCAAAGCATGTAAACAACAAGATGCTGCGCTTCCTGGCCAACAAGAACAACATAATTGTGGTGGATATCGACCAAGACCTGAAGGAGTCGATACAGAAGATGGGCGAAGCGCTAAAGACAAACAACAACATCATGATATTCCCCGAAGGAACCCGTACCAAGAACGGAAACCTGGGCGATTTCAAGAAAACCTTTGCCATCCTTAGCTGCGAGCTGAATATCCCCATCGTGCCCGTGTCGATAAAGGGAGCCTACGAGGCGCTACCCCGCGGCAGCCGCTTCCCCAAGCCCGGCACCAAGGTAGAAGTCGACTTCCTGCCTCCGATATACCCCGAGGGCGAGACATACGACTCGCTTGCCACCAAGGTACAGAACGAAATAGAGCTATTCCAGCGATAG
- a CDS encoding outer membrane protein assembly factor BamD — MNRKNGIIFAVFAIALLLSSCSGFDKILKSNDYDYKYKKSIEYMNKKDFYRASLLLEQVTTIYQGTVRDDSVNYFVAKCYFGMEDYEAAGTLFDTFRNKFPRSVFTEEAEYLFAYSFYKQSPRVTLDQTSTSNAIVQMQEFLYKYPRSPKADEAKKIIKDMREKLMEKSYLSSKLYFDMGGEYYKSAIVALKRAIKDYPDSKHHEEQLYMIVKASYEYANNSIPDKKRGRFQEMIDNYYTLIAEYPETKYKKEVEDMLKVANQFVKN; from the coding sequence ATGAACAGAAAGAACGGTATCATATTTGCAGTTTTTGCAATCGCTCTTCTTCTTAGCAGCTGTAGCGGTTTTGATAAGATTCTCAAAAGCAACGACTACGACTATAAGTATAAGAAATCTATAGAGTATATGAATAAGAAGGACTTCTACCGAGCTTCATTGCTTCTGGAGCAAGTCACCACCATATACCAGGGTACTGTTCGCGACGATTCTGTTAACTACTTTGTGGCAAAATGCTACTTCGGGATGGAAGACTACGAGGCTGCAGGAACGCTTTTTGACACCTTCAGAAATAAGTTTCCCCGCAGCGTATTTACCGAAGAGGCCGAATACCTATTTGCCTACAGCTTCTACAAGCAATCACCCCGCGTAACTCTAGATCAAACCTCGACCAGCAACGCCATTGTGCAGATGCAGGAATTCCTTTACAAGTATCCTCGCAGCCCTAAAGCAGATGAGGCTAAGAAAATTATAAAGGATATGAGGGAAAAATTGATGGAGAAGTCGTACCTTAGCTCCAAACTTTACTTCGATATGGGAGGAGAGTACTATAAGTCGGCAATTGTTGCACTAAAGCGCGCAATTAAAGACTACCCAGACTCGAAGCACCACGAAGAGCAGCTCTATATGATCGTAAAAGCCTCTTACGAATACGCCAACAATAGTATTCCAGATAAAAAGAGAGGACGCTTTCAGGAGATGATCGACAACTACTACACTTTGATAGCAGAATATCCTGAGACAAAGTACAAGAAGGAAGTTGAAGATATGCTCAAAGTGGCAAACCAATTTGTAAAGAACTAA
- a CDS encoding transglutaminase domain-containing protein, whose amino-acid sequence MIKRQLLLAVAILAGIGVKAQSFENADKVASKIPSSATKSVETLANYISDKLSTPEEQLRAAYVWISKNIGYEKGGVADFISDYDADSAANVVIKKKKAVCSGYAELFSKTCRKLGFEAFTVTGYTMLNGEVDDAGHAWNAVKTAEGKWYLFDPMWGAGMLSKGKFNKKATTTYCLVEPALFLNTHMPFDPVWQLVSHPIKAEAFLKSEEPATKGVICSYNDTIKREDPLLRSEQLTALCRRLKWAGDVNKCTSAMIENVNQQLPLLKKREKNALEYRNVTQFNGVADKVNKAIEFHTKFTSLKKNFRSKGVTAFQMKAMMDSCSANIAAARQLLVNLNFEKEDQQKQKLGLEKTVNDLQKQVEVQNAFLKKQKEFATKKRKGKK is encoded by the coding sequence ATGATAAAAAGACAACTACTACTCGCGGTAGCTATACTTGCAGGCATCGGGGTAAAGGCGCAAAGCTTCGAAAATGCCGATAAGGTAGCCTCTAAGATACCCAGCAGCGCCACCAAATCGGTAGAGACGCTCGCAAACTACATATCGGACAAGCTCTCGACACCAGAAGAGCAGCTGCGTGCGGCCTACGTGTGGATCAGCAAAAACATTGGCTACGAAAAGGGTGGTGTTGCCGATTTCATTTCGGACTACGACGCCGACTCGGCAGCAAACGTGGTTATCAAAAAGAAGAAGGCCGTATGCAGCGGCTACGCCGAGCTCTTCAGCAAGACGTGCCGAAAGCTCGGATTTGAGGCCTTTACCGTTACTGGCTACACCATGCTAAACGGCGAGGTAGACGACGCGGGGCATGCCTGGAACGCCGTAAAAACAGCCGAAGGCAAATGGTACCTCTTTGACCCCATGTGGGGAGCTGGAATGCTTTCTAAAGGGAAGTTTAACAAGAAGGCTACCACCACCTACTGCCTGGTAGAGCCTGCCCTATTTCTAAACACACACATGCCCTTCGACCCCGTTTGGCAGCTGGTAAGCCACCCCATTAAGGCTGAGGCATTCCTTAAGTCGGAAGAGCCTGCCACCAAAGGCGTAATATGCAGCTACAACGACACCATAAAGAGGGAAGATCCGCTACTCCGCTCGGAGCAGCTAACGGCGCTTTGCCGCCGCCTTAAGTGGGCTGGCGACGTAAACAAATGCACCAGCGCCATGATCGAAAACGTAAACCAGCAGCTGCCGCTACTAAAGAAGAGGGAAAAAAATGCGCTGGAATACCGTAATGTCACCCAGTTTAACGGCGTTGCAGACAAGGTAAACAAGGCTATAGAGTTCCACACGAAGTTTACCAGCCTTAAAAAGAACTTTAGATCGAAGGGCGTTACCGCCTTCCAGATGAAGGCCATGATGGACAGCTGCAGCGCCAACATAGCCGCCGCTAGGCAGCTGCTTGTGAACCTAAACTTTGAGAAGGAAGATCAGCAAAAACAAAAGCTAGGGTTAGAAAAGACGGTAAACGACCTCCAAAAACAGGTAGAGGTACAGAACGCCTTTCTGAAAAAGCAGAAAGAGTTTGCCACCAAAAAGAGAAAAGGGAAGAAATAA
- a CDS encoding LolA family protein codes for MMKRLLVIALAFFLGSIAYAQDPKAKDILDDLSAKTKSYSSITADLTINLDNRKDKVKDTQQGKLILKGSMFKIVMKASDIYSNGRVKWTYLKESNEVNVQNVNPNDPNVMNNPSKLFNAYLTDFKYTYKGLKKDGGVQTHQIDLYPKDLKAAYSMVRLFIDTNTNLPKSVIYSGKDGVSYTIRFNKITANQPVSNSEFVFNEKAHPGVEVIDMR; via the coding sequence ATGATGAAAAGACTTTTAGTGATTGCTTTAGCCTTCTTTTTAGGCTCAATAGCATACGCCCAAGATCCTAAAGCGAAAGACATTCTCGACGATCTATCTGCAAAAACAAAATCGTACAGCAGCATTACAGCCGACCTTACCATCAATCTGGATAACAGAAAAGATAAGGTAAAGGACACTCAACAAGGCAAGCTAATCCTTAAAGGTAGCATGTTTAAAATTGTGATGAAGGCGAGCGATATATACAGCAACGGAAGAGTTAAGTGGACTTACCTTAAAGAATCAAATGAGGTTAATGTTCAAAACGTGAATCCGAATGATCCGAATGTCATGAATAACCCTTCGAAGCTATTCAACGCCTACCTGACTGATTTTAAATACACCTACAAGGGATTAAAAAAAGATGGTGGAGTACAGACACATCAAATAGACTTATATCCCAAAGATCTAAAAGCTGCGTACTCAATGGTTCGTCTATTTATTGATACCAACACCAATCTTCCAAAATCCGTTATATACTCGGGTAAAGATGGTGTTAGCTACACTATTAGATTTAACAAAATAACAGCGAACCAACCTGTTTCAAATTCTGAATTTGTCTTCAACGAAAAAGCGCATCCAGGTGTCGAGGTTATTGATATGAGATAA
- a CDS encoding aminotransferase class I/II-fold pyridoxal phosphate-dependent enzyme, translating into MVDIFERIKKNRGPIGKYEKEGHGYYAFPKLEGELGPHMIFRGKPVLNWSLNNYIGLANHPEVRKADADAAAAYGMAYPMGARMMSGQTTKHEELEQRLAQFEGKEDAYLLNFGYQGMVSIIDSLTSRNDVIVYDSESHACILDGMRLSPAKRFVFAHNDMDSLEKQLGHASKYVLKTGGGILVITEGVFGMAGDLGNIPGIVEKKARFSFRLLVDDAHGFGTMGKQGAGIGEHFGVQDQIDLYFSTFAKSMAGIGGFVAGDADIVNYLRYNLRSQIFAKSLPMPMVFGALKRLDLLQTKPELKNKLWEIVGELQSGLKKQGFDIGVTESPVTPVYMHGEVPEATNLVLDLRENYGIFCSIVVYPVIPKGQILLRLIPTAVHTSADVERTISAFAACREKLAAGKYVGEAVVQPE; encoded by the coding sequence ATCGTGGACATATTTGAGAGGATTAAAAAGAACCGCGGTCCTATCGGAAAGTACGAAAAAGAGGGACACGGTTACTACGCATTTCCTAAGCTAGAAGGCGAACTAGGCCCCCACATGATATTCAGAGGTAAGCCAGTCCTTAACTGGAGCTTGAATAACTATATCGGATTAGCCAACCACCCTGAGGTGAGAAAGGCTGATGCGGATGCCGCTGCCGCTTACGGTATGGCATACCCAATGGGTGCCCGTATGATGTCTGGCCAAACTACCAAGCACGAGGAGTTGGAGCAGCGCCTAGCTCAATTCGAAGGAAAGGAAGATGCCTACCTCTTGAATTTTGGCTACCAAGGAATGGTGTCAATCATCGACTCGTTAACTAGCCGTAACGATGTTATTGTTTACGACTCCGAGTCGCACGCTTGTATTCTAGACGGTATGCGCCTTTCGCCTGCAAAGCGTTTCGTTTTTGCTCACAACGATATGGACAGCCTCGAAAAGCAGCTAGGACATGCCTCTAAGTATGTTCTAAAGACTGGTGGTGGTATTCTTGTTATCACCGAAGGGGTGTTTGGTATGGCTGGCGATTTGGGTAACATCCCTGGTATCGTAGAGAAAAAAGCACGCTTCAGCTTCCGTTTGTTGGTTGACGATGCTCATGGATTTGGTACTATGGGTAAGCAAGGTGCTGGTATTGGCGAGCATTTCGGTGTTCAAGACCAAATCGACCTATACTTCTCTACCTTCGCTAAGTCGATGGCTGGCATTGGTGGTTTTGTTGCTGGCGATGCCGATATCGTAAACTACCTTCGCTACAACCTTCGTTCGCAAATATTCGCTAAATCGCTGCCAATGCCAATGGTATTTGGTGCATTAAAGCGCTTGGATTTGCTTCAAACTAAGCCTGAACTGAAAAATAAGCTTTGGGAAATCGTAGGGGAACTTCAATCTGGATTGAAGAAGCAAGGTTTTGACATAGGTGTAACCGAATCTCCTGTAACTCCTGTTTACATGCACGGAGAGGTGCCAGAAGCTACCAACTTGGTGTTGGATCTTCGCGAAAACTACGGCATCTTCTGCTCTATCGTAGTTTACCCAGTTATCCCTAAGGGACAAATTCTTCTTCGTCTTATCCCAACTGCAGTGCACACTAGCGCAGATGTTGAGCGTACTATTAGCGCATTTGCTGCTTGTCGCGAAAAGCTTGCTGCTGGTAAGTATGTGGGCGAGGCGGTTGTTCAACCCGAGTAG